The following nucleotide sequence is from Zea mays cultivar B73 chromosome 1, Zm-B73-REFERENCE-NAM-5.0, whole genome shotgun sequence.
TCATGTTAGCATGTTTCTTTGACGAACTGCCAATTTTCTCAAAGGCTCAGGCTAGCATGTGTTACATGATGTTTCCTGTACCAGAGTTATTTGAGAGAGGGGCAGCTTGTTCTATTTCTCATAACATTCCTTTATATTGGTGGATCAAGATTTTGCTGTCAATTAGCAAGAATTGTAACATCAGATCATCTGGTTCTTGTGAAATATGGTTTATATTCATTTGATTAAACATTGGGTGGCAGTAACTGTTAACTTGAATTTTCAAATGAATGGCTTGAAACAATCACCTCGTTTCTAATTGCCAAATAACATATCGAGACAAGTGTCGAGGATATGATACCCGGTCCCTGGGGCCCATCGGTCAGCGACCACACTAGGGAAAGACCTCTAACAATTGGGGCTCGCTAGTCAGTCGGAGGAGGTAGGTAACGTCTACCCTGCAAGAACTCGTCCCTGGACAAACCTCGTGGCAccgagcctggggtcgggcgtggCGGAACCGGACATGGGGTGGCATGCCGAAGGaaaaccactcgagtggatctcGCGCCTGGCCCGATACCGACCCATCATAAATGACCGGCCGCATTAATTGTGCCTGGCGCTGAGCCACAACGGAGGCGCCGGTCTGCcttccactcatgacctacgaacccCTCGGGCCATagagcactcatgacctacgagccccTCGTACTGCGGCGCATTTGTGGCCCACACGTCCCCTGGCCGGTGGCGCACTCATGATCTATCGGGGCTAGGCCTGAGCGCACAGGCCGCTAGCAGGGCGCAACACGACGAGCCGCGCCGAGTCCTAGGCTACGAAGGCCAAGGGTTGGCATAGCCCAAATGATAGCGCTCGAGCCCACATTGCCTGCGCCGTCCATAATAAAAAATACGGGACAGTCAGGCGACCGCAAGCACGCGTGGCTTTACCCCATGGTAAGACGCCCAATTTTACCATCACCCGGTGGCTTCTTCCAAAGGAAGCCGCCACTGGCCGACCCCCATCCTtagcctataaaaggaggaggcCGGCCCCCGGACACAAGGGAGACCCCTTTTTGGAGGATCAGAGGTTCCTTCCTCTTGGACGGATGACGCAAGGACGGACCCTAGACGAGATGATacccagaagaccgacgaacaggATGACCCGGAGGCCGGAGCCCCACCGTCAAGtcaagacttagctaggactccaccttGTAAACACCTCCACCACGAATAAGAGATTTGGGagtctctcctccctctctcgcctGCTTGTAACCTCTACTACGagctttgatcatcaatggtgccAGTAGCGCAAGCCGTCGATGACTGGATGTAGGGACGTTCTGCccaaaccagtataaatcttgcgctCACCGCGCACACCGTCTGGAGCCTAGAACGCgtacaataaatttacttgtcggagcgaGGTTCGAAACATCGACAACAAGTTATTTACATTTTGCAAACTTTAGCACCACTTATTTAATGTTTGTGTTATGTTTATCTGTATTGGCTGCTCCTTTACAAACCTTCTTTTGTTGATAGTTGACTGCTTGATATTTATTTTTCTATATACCCCCATGAACCTGATCAGATATGAAGTGGATACAGATGCATTTGTCTCTCTATTGGCTCTACAACCCTGTAAACAAATTGCACCTGTTCCTATCATTGTCGAGGTATATGTACGTCAACAATCTATAACATGGATTTTATCAACATTTAGGCCTTATGCTTATATTTTATACCAATGTAGGCTTCCAATGCAACCACTTGTGAACTTCTGAAATCAATCACTGGCTTAAATGTGCAACCTGTGGAGATGGTTGCTTCTAAGTTATTTGTGCAGTGCTCTAGGCAAAAGGACCTTCTGAAAATCTACAAGCACTTGCTTAATCAGCACAGTAATGTTCTTATTTTCTGCCATGATATTTATGAAAAAACAATTTCTATATTGGTGCATTTCCGAGCAAAACTGTGTTACCCAGGTCTTTCACGCTTGAATTTTTTTGCCATCCTTTAGTTCATGATTTCTACTGCAATCACCTAAAAATGACCATACTCATACATAAAAGTTGAATGTACTTAGCCGTGCATTATATGACATTGTCTTGCTCTTGCCAGATTTGTTGCCAGTTTTATTACATCTATATGCCAAACATGACCTACTTTATCATTCTTCAGAACTTCTGAATCAGCATTCACTAATATAGTACAAATGTACCATAGAACATATTTCTACGTATGCAAATTGTTCTGATATTCCCATGTTTCTGTACTTTTGTCATTCTACATTTCTGCTTTGCTGGCGTTGTTAAATTTCATCAGCAGCACTGTGATTACTTTAGTCTTTAGGCAGGCCCGGGCGGGGGCATGTGCGACCGGTGCACAAGAACAGGGCCCCCTCCCTCCAATGGCCCCTAAAATAATAGTCAACGATAGTTTAATCAATACAAATTTTAGTAATGATTAGATGGTCTAGCTAAGTCAGCTCgacaagaataaaacatagtGTTTGTCGTAACAACCGAGTACCAATCTCTCATGCAACTCATTTTGGCTATATGGCGAAGTGCAGCTAGCACATACTGGCATAACATCCAAGCTAGCACATACTGGCATAACATTCAAACGTTAAGATCACTCGTTACCGTTATTATGCCATTTCCTACATTAATAATTCAATCACTGTTAATAAATGAGATTAATCTATATCATCTATTCTTaacaaagaaaaaaagaaaaaaaatcgatACAGGGCCTTGAATTATGTCGGCCCGGCCGTGACTTTAGGTTCTAGATATAGAGGTAGCTATGCTACTTTGTTTGTTACATGCGTTGTTTTGTCCTGCAGAAAATGTTTTCAACCTTTTCAGGCGGCCTGAATTAGAGGGCATGAAGTATATGGATGTGAGACGTAAAATCCATGATGTAATGTTCTTTCCATATCATTAATTCAACCACGCTGTATTCTCCATTGCCTTTTGCTATCACATTTCCTCTTTATGTTCATGGTCAGGCAGTCGTTTGTGGTATCTTCCGGTCTGGAAAAATTCATTTTCACCCAAGCGAGGAAGAACTACTGAAAGAAACAGACAAAGTATGTATCTTTCTGGATGCTGGTTATTATATAGAGTTCAACTACTAGAAAATTATTTCCCTTGATATAGGAGTTCATGATAGCAGCGTGATTGTTGAAAGCTTCAAGCCCTTGTCAGTAGTTATCCTGAATGGTTGAATCATCCATCAGAGTGAGGTAATGGAATACTGTCATGGTCCTAAAGCAGCGGCTGGCCCAGCTGCTAATATCCAACCAAGGGGATGGTGGCCAGCAACCACTATCTCCTTCCCCCAAGACAGCTTCATCAACTTGGAAGCCAAGTTATCTTAGTTAGCAATGTATCTATTGTAAGGTTTGGAAGGATAGGTTCATGTCTATAAGATCCCATTTACAGTTTACTTAAGGTGAACTCTTCTATATAAAGAGAGGGTATACATCATGGTTCATTAAGCAACCAAAGGGAAGCAACTCAGTTTTTTCTCTAATGAGTGAAAACTAATTTCATTGCAAAATAAAGAGTAGTATATGTAAAAAGACAGCTTCATCAACTTGAAAACCAATTTTTTAGCATCAATCATGAGTAGATGCCTGACATTTTATATTCAGAATGATGACTTGATGTGCTCTtgattttctttctttctttcttttcccGCTTCACAGTTGCTTCTTATTGCTCCTGTTCGTGGGATGAAAAGACCACAATATAGAGCATTAAGTGTACGGAAAGAAACACAAACATTGAGTCGTAACTCAGAGCCAAGAGAGGGTCAAGGATCATTTAATATGGCTACTACCATGGATAATGAAACACGGCTAAATAACATTGTAAAGCGCCCCTTGAAATCTCTTTCTAAGGTAAAGTTTGGTATAAGGATGCATCTATGGTAATTCATTGCTTTCCAAATTATTGGGTTCATCTGCGGTTAATTTTATGCAGAGCAGTGATTATATGCTTGGACCCAAGGAATGTGTACTTATTGTTGGTTGGCGGCCAAAAGTTACCGAAATGATACGGGAGTACGATAATTACCTTGGACCTGGTAGTACAGTGGTATGTAGGCACAGTGACAAAAATAAACAAATTGTGCTACTCACATTTTAATCATGGTTCATATGGTTATACCTGTACTCCCATACAAaagttagggtataattttactaATGAAGTTAGTTAAATGTGCAGGAAATCTTGTCGGAAACCCCTATTAAAGAGAGGAGCAGTATCATCAACCCCCTTTTGCAGAGCCAGCTTAAAAATGTTAAAGTTACTCACCGGGTATCTCTCAGTCTCTAACTTTGTTAGTGTTCATGGACAGACAAAAAGTTTCAATTTTATCTCAAAACATACCAATACAGGTGGGGTGTCCTTTGAACTACGATACTCTGAAGGAAACAATAATTAACGTACGAGAATCTGCCAAGTCAGATAAAGAGGTTCCACTGTCAATAGTTGTGATATCTGACAGAGACTGGTTTGTTGGAGGTACCAGTAAATTAACGAGGATGTTTATCTGTTATCATCATCGGTGATGGTATTTTTTATCATCATATGATAATTATTATAAGTGAAGTTTTATTTGTAACTTTGGTTCCAGCAGATGCTGCACAGGCTGATAAACAGTTGGCATACACCCTTCTTCTTGCTGAAAACATTTGCCAGAAACATGGCGTTATGGTCAGCTCCTAACTAACACTTCAGTAATAATGTTTATAATGCAATAACTGAACCTGCACGTTCGCATCAAAGTATCTATTAATCTCAAATGTGACCAAGAATAAACAAGCCATTTAGTGAGATACAATCGGTTCCATGATGCTACTTTATTCTTTGTTCTCCCTTGACAGCATAACTTAAATTGGATCCTGATGTGGTTCAATTAGCCATTATCCAATGTTTTTTTCTTATAAATATAAATATTCCTACTCTAAGTCCAAAAAGACACCATTTTTTTTGTCATCTGATTTTCATTTGAAATGCTTTTTAGGTTGAGAATCTTGTATCAGAAATCGTTGACATGGGACTAGGAAAACAAGTAAGAATTTTCTAATATATTAAATTGCTCAAGCCGTGGAAATATTTAAATTTGGAAAAAAATCTTGACTTCTTCATTTTATATAGATATCTAAAATAAGACCATCCCTTTCATTTATTGGAGCAGAGGAAATAATGAGTCGTGTGACAGCACAAGGTTGGTTATCTGTTTTGTTTCATTTTCTTTCAAGTTCTTTTCCTAATGATAACAATGGAATGTAGTTGCGGAAAGTAGTGAGCTGAATGAAGTATGGAAGGATATCCTGAACGCTGAAGGCGATGAGATCTATATTAAGGTACTATTGCTATAGTTGGTGTTCCCAGCACATTATAGCCTGCCTGTGGTCCTTAAAGCATGTACACTGCTGCGTTTATTTCATTTTAGGAAATTGGGCTGTACATGAAGGAAGGAGAGAAAATATCATTCTTGGAGCTCTCTGAAAGAGCAGTTTTACGCCGTGAAGTTGCGATTGGTTACATCAAGGACGGCAAGCAGGTAATTTGTTTTCTTTGTTATTTGTCAGTTTGTGTGGAAATTATGTTCTAAGTACACAAGGTCTTGTTAAGATCATCTTTTTGTTCAGATGCCATTAAAATTCTATTGACCTGATTTGCTTAGACATGAGGTTCTTGGTCATTTTGAATGTGAGCAGCTATAATCTGCTAGGTGCTGATAACGAATATTTACTTTGTCCCATGGCAGCATATTAATCCTATCAACAAATCGGAGCCGCTGTCCCTTGAAATGAATGATTCGCTCATTGTGATATCGGAGTTTGAAGGTGAACAACCAATTATGATGGGCGGAGAAACTTCAGGATGAAATTTTCAGCTTTATATCTCTTCACAGAAACTCTAACAACTCTTGCTACCATGAAGAGATGACATATAACCTGTTTATAATCCTTTTCTTTTTGTACAAAGGGAAAGCAAAATATAGTTTAAAGGCCACAAATCAAGTTTTGTTCCTCCCATAGCCGTAGAACTTCTTTGATGCAAATATTTTACTGCACAGTTTAACCGCAGAATCTTTTCTATTTATCTGTAAACATAGTGAATAACACAGGCAACTTGTATGGTACAGATGTCTGAATAAAGGAAGGATGAAGGAAAATTGATTGACTATGTTCCTTGTTGTTTCCTTCTGACTAATGAATACAATGTTTCCATTTTTTTAGTCCTGAGCTAGACAAAATCAGCTAGGTATGGCCTTGCTGTTCTCTTTGGGAGATAAATTCGTCGCCTCTAGCATTTGGCACAAGAAAAGTTTGTTTTACACTTTGCTTCATTAACCAAGCCACTGCTTCAGCCTTTTGGGATCT
It contains:
- the LOC103631754 gene encoding putative ion channel POLLUX-like 2 isoform X1; protein product: MRSQLNASFSPPPSLRRALPSATPRALRFHAFPWRFRAPQHHGRGAGARCATNLPAPGSHGVGVLASERRADDGDTTVKNADAPSTSTATQGNLNMAAIVSIAFCFLHRIVSGRMQSMMNLFPWMSNGIASLPFACISDPTRKPMPLKLDLTLPPLPDFGWNFSRLYYRFNSQLDRNIALSIITLLITCFSFVIVGGLLFHKFRKQQQSLEDCFWEAWACLCSSSTHLRQKTRVERVIGFFLAIWGILFYSRLLSAMTEQFRNQMHKVREGAQVQVIEDDHIIICGVNSHLMSILNQLNKYHESSIRLGLATARKQKILLLSDLPRKQIDKLADSLAKDLNHIDVFTKSCSLSMSTSFERAAAHKAKSIIILPAQHERYEVDTDAFVSLLALQPCKQIAPVPIIVEASNATTCELLKSITGLNVQPVEMVASKLFVQCSRQKDLLKIYKHLLNQHKNVFNLFRRPELEGMKYMDVRRKIHDAVVCGIFRSGKIHFHPSEEELLKETDKLLLIAPVRGMKRPQYRALSVRKETQTLSRNSEPREGQGSFNMATTMDNETRLNNIVKRPLKSLSKSSDYMLGPKECVLIVGWRPKVTEMIREYDNYLGPGSTVEILSETPIKERSSIINPLLQSQLKNVKVTHRVGCPLNYDTLKETIINVRESAKSDKEVPLSIVVISDRDWFVGADAAQADKQLAYTLLLAENICQKHGVMVENLVSEIVDMGLGKQISKIRPSLSFIGAEEIMSRVTAQVAESSELNEVWKDILNAEGDEIYIKEIGLYMKEGEKISFLELSERAVLRREVAIGYIKDGKQHINPINKSEPLSLEMNDSLIVISEFEGEQPIMMGGETSG
- the LOC103631754 gene encoding putative ion channel POLLUX-like 2 isoform X2 produces the protein MRSQLNASFSPPPSLRRALPSATPRALRFHAFPWRFRAPQHHGRGAGARCATNLPAPGSHGVGVLASERRADDGDTTVKNADAPSTSTATQGNLNMAAIVSIAFCFLHRIVSGRMQSMMNLFPWMSNGIASLPFACISDPTRKPMPLKLDLTLPPLPDFGWNFSRLYYRFNSQLDRNIALSIITLLITCFSFVIVGGLLFHKFRKQQQSLEDCFWEAWACLCSSSTHLRQKTRVERVIGFFLAIWGILFYSRLLSAMTEQFRNQMHKVREGAQVQVIEDDHIIICGVNSHLMSILNQLNKYHESSIRLGLATARKQKILLLSDLPRKQIDKLADSLAKDLNHIDVFTKSCSLSMSTSFERAAAHKAKSIIILPAQHERYEVDTDAFVSLLALQPCKQIAPVPIIVEASNATTCELLKSITGLNVQPVEMVASKLFVQCSRQKDLLKIYKHLLNQHKNVFNLFRRPELEGMKYMDVRRKIHDAVVCGIFRSGKIHFHPSEEELLKETDKLLLIAPVRGMKRPQYRALSVRKETQTLSRNSEPREGQGSFNMATTMDNETRLNNIVKRPLKSLSKSSDYMLGPKECVLIVGWRPKVTEMIREYDNYLGPGSTVEILSETPIKERSSIINPLLQSQLKNVKVTHRVGCPLNYDTLKETIINVRESAKSDKEVPLSIVVISDRDWFVGDAAQADKQLAYTLLLAENICQKHGVMVENLVSEIVDMGLGKQISKIRPSLSFIGAEEIMSRVTAQVAESSELNEVWKDILNAEGDEIYIKEIGLYMKEGEKISFLELSERAVLRREVAIGYIKDGKQHINPINKSEPLSLEMNDSLIVISEFEGEQPIMMGGETSG